A genomic window from Cyprinus carpio isolate SPL01 chromosome A2, ASM1834038v1, whole genome shotgun sequence includes:
- the LOC109102064 gene encoding transmembrane protein 200C, with protein sequence MIATGGLLRISRRQDSLRTKNRAENKKKRKATKKRKNDVVVVKGKVKLCSVSGLVAALGVFILMIGVTMAVLGYWPRERNEKFIGPVRRIKEGNLTSNNELVKSNELDGADTSSGFFKSLIVSYLYSDNLKVFGPLVMGIGIFLFICANAVLHEDRDKKTKIINLRDIYSTVIDIHSMRSKDCVPFNGLISYMQLKSDKPTSPRNYRQPSCARKHSLFAKRQSFADTIYSIQQGAEGPREWETRSIVTSSLNAFTLPVIKLNNCDMQENEPPRRKSCGAAVETKAEVSRTRMSLSQDSKLNMAQLQVAGSHLSLNALKEDPGARCLDESSRRFSCPRLERSGSKGYIKLADLGGDSFETPDAGREEKTQTRLQKLTASLSHL encoded by the coding sequence ATGATCGCTACCGGCGGGCTGCTGAGGATTTCCCGGCGCCAGGACTCGCTGCGAACCAAGAACCGCGCGGAGAACAAGAAGAAGCGGAAAGCCACGAAGAAGCGGAAGAACGACGTGGTGGTGGTGAAGGGCAAAGTGAAGCTGTGCTCCGTCTCTGGGCTGGTGGCAGCGCTGGGGGTTTTCATCCTGATGATCGGCGTCACCATGGCCGTACTGGGATACTGGCCCAGAGAGAGAAACGAGAAATTCATCGGACCCGTGCGACGAATAAAAGAGGGCAACCTCACAAGCAATAACGAGTTAGTGAAGTCAAACGAGCTGGACGGCGCAGACACCTCGTCAGGCTTCTTCAAAAGCCTGATTGTGAGTTATTTATACTCGGACAACCTCAAAGTCTTCGGACCGTTAGTGATGGGCATCGGGATTTTCCTCTTCATCTGCGCCAACGCGGTTCTCCACGAGGATCGCGATAAGAAAACCAAAATCATCAACCTGCGAGACATTTACTCCACAGTCATCGATATTCACAGTATGCGCTCCAAAGACTGCGTCCCGTTCAACGGCCTCATCAGCTACATGCAGTTGAAGAGCGACAAACCCACGTCTCCACGAAACTACAGACAGCCATCGTGTGCGAGAAAACACAGCTTGTTTGCGAAGCGCCAGTCGTTCGCCGACACGATCTACAGCATCCAGCAAGGAGCCGAGGGTCCGCGCGAGTGGGAGACGCGCTCCATCGTCACCTCCTCGCTCAATGCCTTCACGCTCCCCGTCATCAAACTCAACAACTGCGACATGCAGGAGAACGAACCTCCGCGGCGTAAGAGTTGTGGCGCGGCCGTGGAGACCAAAGCAGAGGTCTCAAGGACGCGGATGTCACTTTCACAGGATTCAAAGCTCAACATGGCGCAGCTGCAGGTCGCGGGGTCGCACCTGTCTCTGAACGCGCTGAAGGAGGATCCGGGCGCCAGGTGTTTGGACGAGAGCTCGCGCAGGTTCAGCTGTCCCAGACTGGAGAGATCGGGCAGTAAGGGCTACATTAAACTGGCCGATCTGGGAGGAGATTCGTTCGAGACGCCCGACGCGGGGCGAGAGGAGAAAACTCAGACACGTTTGCAAAAACTCACTGCGTCATTGTCACATTTGTAA